One region of Micromonospora ureilytica genomic DNA includes:
- a CDS encoding FMN reductase codes for MTHRTLAVVSAGLSQPSSTRLLADQLAAATRDELVRRGSEVELHVVDLREYAHDVVNNLLTGFAPAALREVVDTVTGADGVIAVTPIFSASYNGLFKSFFDVLDAESLVDRPVLIGATGGTARHSLALEHAVRPMFAYLRSVVVPTAVFAAPEDWSDGTADGALRNRIRRAAGELADQIEHRPPATGPADPFALTTDFLQMLGRGDGTPVS; via the coding sequence ATGACCCACCGCACCCTGGCCGTCGTCTCGGCGGGGCTGAGTCAGCCCTCGTCGACCCGGCTGCTCGCCGACCAGCTCGCCGCGGCTACCCGCGACGAGTTGGTCCGGCGCGGCTCCGAGGTGGAGCTGCACGTCGTCGACCTGCGGGAGTACGCCCACGACGTGGTGAACAACCTGCTCACCGGGTTCGCGCCGGCAGCGCTACGCGAGGTCGTCGACACGGTGACCGGGGCGGACGGGGTCATCGCCGTCACCCCGATCTTCAGCGCCTCGTACAACGGGCTGTTCAAGTCCTTCTTCGACGTGCTGGATGCCGAGTCGCTTGTCGACCGGCCGGTGCTGATCGGCGCCACCGGCGGCACCGCCCGGCACTCCCTCGCTCTGGAGCACGCCGTCCGCCCGATGTTCGCCTACCTCCGGTCGGTGGTGGTCCCGACCGCGGTGTTCGCTGCCCCGGAGGACTGGTCCGACGGCACCGCCGATGGCGCGTTGCGCAACCGGATCCGGCGCGCCGCCGGGGAGTTGGCCGACCAGATCGAGCACCGGCCGCCGGCCACCGGGCCGGCCGACCCGTTCGCCCTCACCACCGACTTCCTGCAGATGCTCGGCCGGGGTGACGGCACGCCGGTCAGCTGA